One segment of Acidimicrobiia bacterium DNA contains the following:
- a CDS encoding bifunctional 3,4-dihydroxy-2-butanone-4-phosphate synthase/GTP cyclohydrolase II: MTLATVEEAIAAVRSGEFVVVVDDADRENEGDLILAAERVTPERIAFMVRHTSGLICVPLLGERLDELRLPLMVTESTDSHRTAFTVSVDSLQGTTTGISAADRAATIRALIDPATDPADLARPGHIFPLRYRQGGVLRRAGHTEAAVDLARLAGLYPAGVLCEIVSEDGSMARFEELQHFATEHGIPMVSIADLISYRRHREQLVERIAEARIPTAFGEFRAVGYESRLDGTQHIALVKGEVEDKENVLVRVHSECLTGDVFGSLRCDCGMQLHDAMAKIAGEGEGVVVYFRGHEGRGIGLMHKLQAYALQENGRDTVEANLDLGLPADARDYGIGAQILVDLGVRSMRLLTNNPTKRAGLEGYGLSVTGRVPLETEPTDENRAYLAAKVAKLGHLMDLGTDG, from the coding sequence ATGACCCTGGCCACGGTCGAGGAGGCAATCGCGGCGGTGCGTAGCGGCGAGTTCGTCGTGGTGGTCGACGACGCGGATCGCGAGAACGAGGGCGATCTCATTCTCGCCGCCGAGAGGGTCACGCCGGAGCGGATCGCCTTCATGGTTCGCCACACCTCAGGACTCATCTGCGTGCCGCTACTCGGCGAGCGGCTCGACGAACTTCGCCTTCCGCTGATGGTCACCGAGAGTACCGACTCGCACCGCACGGCCTTCACGGTTTCGGTCGATTCGCTGCAGGGGACCACCACCGGGATTTCGGCCGCCGACCGTGCAGCGACGATCCGGGCACTGATCGACCCGGCCACCGACCCAGCCGACCTGGCCCGTCCCGGACACATTTTTCCGCTGCGCTACCGGCAGGGCGGGGTGCTGCGCCGGGCGGGGCACACCGAGGCGGCCGTCGACCTGGCCCGCCTCGCTGGCCTCTACCCGGCCGGGGTGCTGTGCGAGATCGTGAGCGAGGACGGTTCGATGGCCCGCTTCGAGGAGCTGCAGCACTTTGCGACCGAACACGGGATTCCCATGGTCAGCATCGCCGATCTCATCTCGTACCGGCGCCACCGCGAGCAACTGGTAGAGCGGATCGCCGAGGCCCGGATTCCAACCGCCTTTGGCGAGTTTCGCGCCGTCGGTTACGAGTCACGACTCGACGGCACCCAGCACATCGCCCTCGTCAAAGGCGAGGTGGAGGACAAGGAGAACGTGCTGGTGCGCGTCCACTCGGAGTGCCTCACCGGCGACGTATTTGGAAGCCTGCGCTGCGACTGTGGCATGCAACTGCACGACGCGATGGCAAAAATCGCCGGCGAGGGCGAAGGGGTGGTCGTCTACTTCCGCGGTCATGAAGGCCGCGGGATCGGGCTGATGCACAAGCTCCAGGCCTATGCCTTGCAAGAGAACGGCCGGGACACGGTGGAGGCGAACCTGGACCTTGGGCTGCCCGCCGACGCCCGGGACTACGGGATCGGGGCACAGATCCTGGTCGATCTGGGTGTCCGCTCGATGCGACTACTGACGAACAACCCCACCAAGCGGGCGGGGCTCGAAGGGTACGGGCTCAGCGTGACCGGGCGAGTACCGCTCGAAACCGAGCCGACCGATGAGAATCGGGCGTACCTCGCGGCAAAGGTCGCCAAGCTCGGCCACCTGATGGATCTGGGTACCGATGGCTGA
- the ribD gene encoding bifunctional diaminohydroxyphosphoribosylaminopyrimidine deaminase/5-amino-6-(5-phosphoribosylamino)uracil reductase RibD, producing the protein MREHMLEAIRLAAAEHPHPNPRVGALVLDAAGRVVGRGAHAGPGTPHAERLALAEAGDRARGGTVVVTLEPCAHSGRTPPCTDAVIASGVARVVAAVGDPDQRVAGRGFELLRDRGIEIVAGVAAEEVYALDPGYFHHRATGLPLITVKMAATLDGQSAASDGRSKWVTGTAAREDAHRLRAGSDAVLVGSGTVIADDPRLTVRLPGYEGPQPRPVVVAGRSLIPPVAAVFGRDAIVYSALPVDLPAEVVVMPGVHGVDLESMVADMGKREFLDVLCEGGATLAGAILRGGLARRLVVYLAGALALGTGRPMLDGVFASMDQLTPVEITDVVRLGPDLRVDAEVR; encoded by the coding sequence TTGCGCGAACACATGCTCGAGGCGATCCGGCTGGCAGCCGCTGAGCACCCCCACCCCAACCCGCGGGTGGGGGCCCTGGTGCTGGACGCGGCCGGACGGGTCGTCGGCCGGGGGGCGCACGCCGGGCCCGGTACACCTCACGCCGAGCGGCTCGCTCTGGCCGAAGCCGGTGATCGTGCTCGTGGCGGGACGGTGGTGGTAACTCTCGAGCCGTGTGCCCATTCGGGCCGCACCCCACCCTGTACCGACGCCGTCATCGCGTCGGGAGTCGCCCGCGTGGTGGCCGCAGTGGGTGACCCCGATCAGCGGGTCGCCGGCCGGGGATTCGAACTGCTGCGCGACCGGGGCATCGAGATCGTCGCGGGTGTGGCGGCGGAGGAGGTATACGCCCTCGATCCCGGCTACTTCCATCATCGAGCCACGGGACTGCCGTTGATCACCGTGAAGATGGCGGCAACGCTCGACGGCCAGTCGGCCGCTTCGGACGGCAGATCGAAGTGGGTGACCGGTACCGCCGCACGCGAGGATGCACATCGGCTACGAGCGGGCTCCGATGCGGTCCTGGTCGGTTCCGGCACCGTGATCGCCGACGACCCCCGCCTCACCGTTCGACTGCCCGGTTACGAGGGCCCCCAGCCGCGTCCGGTGGTGGTCGCCGGCCGCAGCCTGATTCCGCCCGTAGCAGCCGTGTTCGGGCGCGATGCGATCGTGTACTCGGCCCTTCCGGTCGATCTCCCTGCCGAGGTCGTGGTGATGCCCGGGGTCCACGGCGTAGACCTGGAGTCGATGGTGGCCGACATGGGGAAGCGGGAGTTCCTCGACGTTCTCTGTGAGGGTGGGGCCACCCTCGCCGGTGCCATCCTCCGAGGTGGTCTGGCCAGGAGACTGGTCGTGTACCTGGCGGGTGCGCTCGCCCTCGGGACGGGGCGGCCGATGCTCGACGGCGTCTTTGCGTCGATGGACCAGCTGACCCCGGTCGAAATCACGGATGTCGTTCGGCTTGGTCCCGACCTTCGGGTGGACGCGGAGGTTCGCTGA
- the def gene encoding peptide deformylase produces the protein MAIFPIRTFPDPVLRMKATPVVDFDGSLERIVDDMLETMYAAPGVGLAANQIGVSVSVFVFDIGDGPHHVVNPVLEDASGSWTYEEGCLSVPNKYWPIARPSLAAVSGVDVRGEPVRYSGDELVGRVLQHEFDHLQGLLLLSRLGRRTRKAALRELREESMGSV, from the coding sequence ATGGCGATCTTCCCAATCCGGACATTCCCTGATCCCGTGCTGAGGATGAAGGCGACCCCGGTGGTCGACTTCGATGGGTCCTTGGAGCGGATCGTCGACGACATGCTGGAGACCATGTACGCCGCCCCCGGGGTGGGCCTCGCCGCCAACCAGATCGGGGTCTCGGTTTCGGTGTTCGTGTTCGACATCGGAGACGGCCCCCACCATGTGGTCAACCCCGTGCTTGAGGATGCGTCGGGGTCGTGGACCTATGAGGAGGGCTGCCTCTCGGTACCGAACAAGTATTGGCCGATCGCCCGGCCGTCTTTGGCGGCGGTGTCGGGGGTTGACGTACGCGGGGAACCGGTGCGCTATTCGGGCGACGAGCTCGTCGGTAGGGTCCTCCAGCACGAATTCGACCACCTGCAGGGGCTGCTCCTCCTGTCGCGGCTGGGACGACGGACGAGAAAAGCGGCCTTAAGAGAATTGCGCGAAGAGTCGATGGGATCGGTGTGA
- the rpe gene encoding ribulose-phosphate 3-epimerase → MPARIAPSLLAADFARLGEEVARVEAHIDLLHLDVMDGHFVPNLTFGMPVIAALRAVTALYFDCHLMVTNPIALFEPLAAAGASLVTIHIEVHPDPTRAAEEARRNGLGFGLVLDPGTPFEAVAPFAELCDLLLVMSVHPGFGGQAFIPEVLPKLEAARKFIDSAGLPTDIEVDGGITTSTARLARDAGADVFVAGTSIFRAPDPVAAIKSLRAAADGME, encoded by the coding sequence ATGCCTGCTCGCATCGCCCCGTCGCTTCTGGCGGCAGACTTTGCCCGTCTTGGCGAAGAAGTCGCCCGGGTCGAAGCCCACATCGACCTGTTGCACCTCGACGTGATGGATGGGCACTTCGTCCCCAACTTGACCTTCGGCATGCCCGTCATCGCAGCGTTGCGGGCCGTCACCGCTCTCTACTTCGACTGCCACCTGATGGTCACCAATCCGATTGCACTGTTCGAGCCGCTGGCGGCCGCGGGCGCAAGTCTGGTGACGATTCACATCGAGGTGCATCCGGATCCCACCCGAGCCGCCGAGGAGGCCCGCCGGAACGGGCTGGGTTTCGGGCTCGTTCTCGACCCGGGGACACCGTTCGAAGCCGTCGCCCCGTTCGCCGAGTTGTGCGACCTCCTCCTGGTGATGTCGGTTCATCCGGGATTCGGCGGCCAGGCATTCATTCCGGAGGTTCTTCCCAAGCTGGAGGCGGCCAGGAAGTTCATTGACTCCGCGGGACTCCCTACCGATATCGAAGTAGACGGGGGCATAACGACGAGCACAGCTCGATTGGCCCGGGATGCCGGTGCTGACGTGTTCGTGGCCGGAACGTCGATTTTCCGGGCGCCTGACCCCGTCGCGGCGATCAAGAGCCTTCGGGCGGCGGCAGACGGGATGGAATGA
- the ribH gene encoding 6,7-dimethyl-8-ribityllumazine synthase has translation MADIVPPFDARGLRVGIVVAEFNGSITQGLLRGALEALDRAGAPNPTVIWVHGAFELPVVARALVEAGHDCVVALGAVILGETDHYQHVATQTAAGLQQVAVDTGVPVAFGVLTTSTASQAVERSIAGPANKGAEAAEAAVRAAHAVRALRGT, from the coding sequence ATGGCTGATATCGTCCCACCGTTCGATGCGCGCGGGTTGCGGGTGGGGATAGTCGTCGCCGAGTTCAACGGATCGATCACACAAGGACTGTTGCGCGGAGCCCTGGAGGCTCTCGATCGGGCAGGGGCACCCAACCCCACCGTCATTTGGGTGCACGGGGCGTTCGAGTTGCCGGTGGTGGCCCGGGCGCTGGTCGAGGCAGGCCACGATTGCGTGGTCGCCCTCGGCGCAGTGATCCTGGGGGAGACGGATCACTATCAACATGTGGCCACTCAGACCGCGGCGGGACTCCAGCAGGTGGCGGTGGACACCGGAGTGCCGGTGGCCTTCGGGGTCCTCACCACCAGCACCGCGTCGCAGGCAGTCGAACGCAGCATCGCCGGCCCGGCGAACAAGGGTGCCGAGGCCGCCGAGGCCGCAGTGCGGGCGGCTCACGCCGTGCGGGCGCTGCGGGGCACCTGA
- a CDS encoding polyphosphate kinase 2 family protein has translation MQRHRIESATDFRLSDHDPRDLGGFAGDKSEGKDALKKVIKRLEELQELLYASSKHRLLVVLQATDTGGKDGTIRHVFEGVNPQGVKVASFKRPTEQELARDYLWRVHQEVPANGEIVIFNRSHYEDVLVVRVHSVVPESRWQRRYDHINDFERMLTDEGTTILKFFLHISKEEQAARLRSRLDEPEKHWKFEQGDLAERARWDDYQAAFQEAIARTSTPWAPWYVVPSNHKWYRNVVIGTVLVETLESLKMEYPAPEQGLDQIVIE, from the coding sequence ATGCAGCGACACCGCATCGAGTCCGCAACCGATTTCAGGCTTTCCGACCACGACCCAAGGGACCTGGGCGGGTTCGCCGGCGACAAGAGCGAAGGGAAGGACGCGCTCAAGAAGGTCATCAAGCGCCTCGAGGAGCTCCAGGAGCTGCTCTACGCCAGCAGCAAGCATCGGTTGCTGGTCGTACTCCAGGCGACTGACACCGGGGGCAAGGACGGCACCATCCGCCATGTCTTCGAGGGGGTCAACCCCCAGGGCGTCAAGGTGGCCTCCTTCAAGCGACCCACCGAGCAGGAGCTGGCCCGCGACTATCTGTGGCGGGTTCACCAGGAGGTCCCCGCCAACGGCGAGATCGTCATCTTCAACCGAAGTCACTATGAGGACGTGCTCGTCGTCCGGGTTCACTCGGTCGTCCCCGAAAGCCGTTGGCAACGGCGTTACGACCACATCAACGACTTCGAGAGAATGCTCACCGACGAGGGAACGACCATCCTCAAGTTCTTCCTCCACATCTCCAAGGAAGAGCAGGCGGCTCGCCTCCGCAGTCGCCTCGACGAGCCCGAAAAGCATTGGAAGTTCGAGCAGGGGGACCTCGCCGAGCGAGCCCGCTGGGACGACTACCAGGCAGCGTTCCAGGAAGCGATCGCCCGCACCAGCACCCCATGGGCACCCTGGTACGTGGTTCCCTCCAACCACAAGTGGTACCGCAACGTGGTCATCGGGACCGTCCTCGTCGAGACGCTGGAGAGCCTGAAGATGGAGTACCCGGCGCCTGAACAGGGGCTCGACCAGATCGTGATCGAGTGA
- a CDS encoding response regulator — protein sequence MSGQILIIDDDPDIVRFVETSLTMDGYVVRSAFDALAGIESALSDPPELVLLDLMMPGTDGFEVLRRLKTSPASANVAVVLLTGKANVRDLVRGLDGGADDYITKPFDIEELRARVGSVLRRSKAMRDLSPLTGLPGNFRISEELERMVAGGGPAAVVHADLDNFKAFNDHYGFMRGDNVIKFTANTLVEAAVEVGDPSCFIGHVGGDDFIMVMDPASSEQFCKAVAERFDDGILDFYDTHDAMRGYVEVIDRRGERHAFPIVSISLGVATNSRRTFTSEWEASAIAAEMKEHAKSEAGSSFRIDRRTK from the coding sequence ATGAGCGGACAGATCCTCATCATCGACGACGATCCAGATATCGTCAGGTTCGTCGAGACGAGCCTCACCATGGATGGCTATGTCGTCCGTAGCGCTTTTGACGCGCTTGCCGGGATCGAGTCCGCCCTCTCCGACCCGCCGGAACTGGTTCTTCTCGACCTGATGATGCCGGGGACGGACGGATTCGAAGTGTTGCGTCGCCTCAAGACCAGCCCCGCGTCGGCCAACGTCGCCGTAGTGCTGCTGACCGGCAAGGCAAACGTGCGCGACCTGGTTCGGGGCCTGGACGGGGGGGCGGACGACTACATCACCAAGCCATTCGACATCGAGGAGCTTCGGGCGCGGGTGGGCTCGGTCCTGAGGCGATCGAAGGCGATGCGAGATCTTTCACCTCTCACCGGCCTCCCCGGAAACTTCCGTATCTCTGAGGAGTTGGAACGCATGGTCGCGGGGGGAGGACCGGCTGCAGTGGTGCACGCCGACCTCGACAACTTCAAGGCATTCAACGACCACTACGGGTTCATGCGGGGGGACAACGTGATCAAGTTCACAGCCAACACCCTGGTCGAGGCAGCGGTCGAAGTCGGCGATCCTTCGTGCTTCATCGGCCATGTGGGTGGCGACGACTTCATCATGGTGATGGACCCGGCGTCGTCGGAGCAGTTCTGCAAGGCGGTGGCGGAGCGGTTCGACGATGGAATCCTCGACTTCTACGACACCCATGACGCGATGCGCGGCTACGTCGAGGTGATCGACCGGCGAGGGGAGCGACATGCCTTCCCGATCGTGTCGATCTCGCTCGGCGTCGCCACCAACAGTCGCCGTACTTTCACCAGTGAGTGGGAGGCCTCGGCCATCGCCGCCGAGATGAAGGAGCACGCCAAGAGCGAGGCCGGTTCGTCGTTCAGGATCGATCGAAGGACGAAGTAG
- a CDS encoding ribonuclease HII, whose protein sequence is MLRGALKGSAPGLVVERSLWEAGATVVVGVDEVGRGAWAGPITVGAVVVPRDRRIYKLRDSKMLTEGEREARFDRVAEWCEAWAVGHASFEECDELGMSEAQRLAARRAIDGLGVTPEAVVVDGSWDFVGGPRTETIVRGDATCLSIAAASILAKVTRDRLMRVEAEHYPAYGFDSNKGYPEPRHQAALQWYGPSAIHRRSWVFMDSLMWNGVARLVRPEAQGRLF, encoded by the coding sequence ATGTTGCGCGGAGCTCTGAAGGGGTCTGCGCCGGGCCTCGTCGTCGAGCGATCGCTCTGGGAGGCTGGCGCCACCGTCGTCGTCGGGGTCGACGAGGTGGGCCGGGGAGCCTGGGCTGGCCCGATCACCGTTGGCGCCGTCGTCGTTCCGCGCGACCGTCGGATCTACAAGCTCCGTGACTCGAAGATGCTCACTGAGGGCGAACGAGAGGCGCGCTTCGATCGGGTCGCAGAGTGGTGCGAAGCATGGGCGGTAGGTCACGCCTCTTTCGAAGAGTGTGATGAACTGGGTATGTCGGAGGCCCAGCGGCTAGCAGCCAGGAGGGCGATCGACGGGCTCGGAGTGACTCCTGAAGCGGTGGTGGTCGATGGGTCGTGGGACTTCGTGGGAGGCCCCCGCACCGAGACCATTGTCAGGGGGGATGCCACCTGCCTGTCGATCGCGGCCGCGTCGATTCTCGCCAAGGTCACCCGCGATCGGCTCATGCGAGTCGAAGCCGAGCACTATCCGGCCTACGGGTTCGACTCGAACAAGGGCTATCCCGAACCACGCCACCAGGCCGCCCTCCAGTGGTATGGCCCGAGCGCAATCCACCGTAGGTCGTGGGTATTCATGGACTCGCTGATGTGGAACGGGGTCGCACGGCTGGTGCGTCCGGAGGCGCAGGGACGGTTGTTCTAA
- a CDS encoding riboflavin synthase, giving the protein MFTGIVAEVGSIAGVAAAGRSRRLSILGPHTHLGLSVGDSVAVNGVCLTVVAMGPTLFDLEAVPETLERTNLGALAPGSTVNLERPVAAAGRFDGHLVQGHVDGVASVRSLRSDDESSRLWFDLAAEHHRYIVRKGSIALDGVSLTVSGVDDSGFEVVLIPHTLQVTTMGALAVGDQVNFEVDVLAKYVERLMETRS; this is encoded by the coding sequence ATGTTCACCGGAATCGTGGCCGAGGTCGGCTCGATCGCAGGAGTGGCGGCGGCCGGCCGGAGCCGTCGACTGTCGATCTTGGGTCCGCACACTCACCTCGGGCTGTCGGTGGGCGACTCGGTCGCGGTAAACGGGGTGTGCCTGACGGTCGTCGCGATGGGACCAACCCTCTTCGATCTCGAGGCGGTTCCCGAGACCCTGGAGCGCACCAATCTCGGCGCCCTCGCGCCGGGGTCGACGGTCAACCTCGAGCGCCCGGTGGCCGCCGCCGGCCGTTTCGACGGGCACCTCGTGCAGGGCCATGTGGATGGGGTGGCCTCGGTGCGGTCATTGCGCAGCGATGACGAGTCATCCCGGTTGTGGTTCGACCTTGCCGCTGAGCACCACCGCTACATCGTGCGAAAGGGTTCGATCGCCCTCGACGGGGTGAGCCTCACCGTCTCGGGCGTCGACGACTCTGGGTTCGAGGTCGTTCTGATCCCGCACACCCTTCAGGTGACGACGATGGGTGCGCTCGCCGTCGGCGATCAGGTGAATTTCGAGGTCGACGTCCTGGCGAAATACGTCGAACGACTCATGGAGACCCGTTCATGA
- the fmt gene encoding methionyl-tRNA formyltransferase: protein MTALRAAFFGTPLESIPVLAGLLEVAEVAFVVTRPDAPQGRSDGRVAPPVKLAAEGLGLRVLQPERPVEVLEETGSVDVALVAAYGLLVPPSLLLAPAHGFVNLHYSLLPRWRGASPVVRTILAGDKKAGVTLIQMDEGLDTGPIFACVETPLGTEETAGHLTARLAVLGGVLVAELLPEIAAGRSVASPQNESQATAAGKVTVEEAFLDPARHTAAAVHRAVRAFDPKPGAWGMVDGERVKVWAVRAREADAEPGVASEVDGAVILGCSDGAVELVRVQPAGRARMAATAWMNGRRGEPARFGY, encoded by the coding sequence GTGACCGCGCTTCGGGCCGCCTTTTTCGGCACCCCCTTGGAGTCGATCCCGGTGCTCGCGGGCCTCCTCGAGGTGGCGGAGGTGGCCTTCGTCGTCACCCGGCCGGATGCCCCCCAGGGGCGATCCGACGGTCGGGTCGCTCCCCCGGTCAAGTTGGCGGCGGAGGGCCTCGGTCTGCGGGTACTGCAGCCGGAGCGCCCGGTGGAGGTGCTGGAGGAGACGGGCTCGGTAGATGTGGCGTTGGTGGCTGCGTACGGGCTCCTGGTGCCGCCCTCCCTTCTCCTCGCCCCGGCGCACGGGTTCGTCAACCTTCACTACTCGCTGTTGCCACGGTGGAGGGGAGCGAGCCCGGTGGTGCGCACGATCCTCGCCGGCGACAAGAAGGCAGGCGTGACGCTGATCCAGATGGATGAAGGCCTCGACACCGGACCGATCTTTGCCTGCGTGGAGACTCCGCTCGGCACCGAGGAGACCGCCGGTCATTTGACCGCACGGCTGGCCGTTCTCGGGGGGGTGCTGGTGGCCGAGTTGCTCCCCGAGATCGCCGCGGGAAGGTCGGTCGCCAGTCCCCAGAACGAGTCTCAAGCGACCGCGGCCGGGAAGGTGACCGTCGAGGAAGCGTTCCTCGACCCCGCCCGCCACACCGCGGCGGCGGTGCATCGCGCAGTACGGGCCTTCGATCCCAAGCCGGGGGCGTGGGGGATGGTGGACGGCGAGCGCGTCAAGGTGTGGGCGGTGCGGGCAAGAGAGGCCGATGCCGAACCGGGCGTCGCCAGCGAGGTCGACGGAGCTGTGATCCTGGGCTGCTCCGATGGAGCCGTCGAGCTGGTCAGGGTGCAACCCGCGGGCAGGGCGCGCATGGCCGCCACCGCCTGGATGAACGGCCGCCGCGGCGAGCCCGCCCGGTTCGGCTATTGA
- the infC gene encoding translation initiation factor IF-3 produces MRRGRSHETAAAAVFHFVGRRGGDQITQELRVNDKIRAKEVRVVAPDGSQIGVRKIEEARWLASQLGLDLVEVAPDAKPPVCRMMDYGKYKYEQSVRQREARKKQTRTVVKEVKFRPKIDTHDYEVKKRRVIEFLDEGDKVKITMMFRGREVTHPELGERILKRLAADVVGIGGVETGPKLEGRNMTMQLTPEKRRREADEGSAADETTTGDLAAGTNDDDAATAAEE; encoded by the coding sequence GTGCGCCGTGGTCGTTCTCACGAGACGGCAGCCGCTGCCGTCTTTCACTTTGTCGGCCGTCGAGGAGGAGATCAGATCACACAGGAACTGAGGGTCAACGACAAGATCAGGGCGAAAGAGGTGCGTGTCGTCGCACCGGACGGAAGCCAGATCGGCGTGCGGAAGATCGAGGAGGCCAGGTGGCTCGCCAGCCAACTCGGATTGGACCTCGTCGAAGTGGCACCGGATGCCAAACCGCCCGTGTGTCGGATGATGGACTACGGCAAGTACAAGTACGAGCAGTCGGTCCGTCAGCGTGAGGCCCGCAAGAAGCAGACCAGGACGGTTGTCAAGGAAGTCAAGTTCCGGCCCAAGATCGACACTCACGACTACGAAGTGAAGAAGCGCCGGGTCATCGAGTTTCTCGACGAGGGCGACAAGGTGAAGATCACGATGATGTTTCGGGGACGCGAGGTGACCCACCCGGAGCTGGGGGAGCGAATCCTGAAGCGACTGGCGGCGGATGTGGTCGGAATCGGCGGGGTCGAGACCGGCCCGAAGCTCGAGGGCCGCAACATGACCATGCAACTGACGCCGGAGAAGCGGCGCCGGGAGGCCGACGAGGGATCGGCGGCTGACGAGACGACGACCGGCGACCTTGCGGCCGGCACGAATGATGATGATGCGGCCACGGCCGCCGAGGAGTGA